In the genome of Paenibacillus pabuli, the window AGCACCATCCGGCTGGTCAATGACAACCAGGATCGCAATTTTGGGATTATTTACAGGTGCAAATCCGATAAATGAAACAACATCCTTGGATTTACTGTAGTCCCCGTTCACAACTTTTCTTGCTGTACCGGTTTTACCTGCTACACGGTATCCTTCGATATAGGCATTGCGTCCGGTACCAATCGTCTGATCCGCTACGACCTGTTCCAGATACCCGCTCACCAGTTTGGAAGACTCCTTGGAAATAACCTGACGAACAACCTTCGGCTTGATTACTTCGGATGAACCGTCATTTGGATTGATAATCTCCTTCACCAAGTGCGGCTCCATGAGTTTCCCACCATTGGCAATGGCTGAAATGGCTGCTACCTGCTGGATTGGCGTTACCTGTACAAGACCATGACCGTAGGCTGCTGTTGCAATTTCCGATTTATAAACCAGCGGCTTGATTGGTGAAGCCGATTCACTCGGCAGATCAATGCCTGTCTTTTTACCAAAACCGAACAGGTCTATGTAATGACGCAAACGTTCACCGCCAAGCATGTTATAGCCCAGATTAACAAACGCAATGTTACTTGAACGTTTGACTCCTTCCAAGTAGGAAATCCGGCCATAGGCATGACCGTTATCACTGATTGGATAGCCACCAATATAGATCCTCTTGGATTCAAACGTAGCATTCGGATCAAACAGCTTCTCTTCAACCGCACCCGCCAAAGTTACAATTTTAAAAGTAGACCCTGGTTCATAGATGGATTGTATCGCATGGTTGACAAAATTTTTCTGATCCGGCGTTTCCGCATACGTATTAGGATTAAAGGTCGGCCAATTGGCCATTCCTAAGATTTCCATTGTGTTGGGATCTGCTGCAATGACAGTCATGCTCAATGGATTGTACTGGGCTACCGCTTCTTTCATTGCATCTTCGATGTAGTACTGAATGGTATCATCAATCGTCAGCTTTAAGTTACTTCCATTCTGTGGTGGAAGGTAGTTGTCCTGGGAATCAGGCAGCTTGTACCCTTTGGCATCCTTCTGATAGTTCAGATAACCATCCGTACCTGTAAGCTGTTCATCATAGGAGACTTCAAGTCCGTTAACCGCTTTGCCATCACGGCTCATGTATCCCAGCAGATGAGAGGCGAGCGTTTCTTCCGGATAAAATCGCTTCGACTCCTGTGTCATGACAATAGCGTTTTTAGCCTTGTAGTCATCCTGAAGTTTTTCGCGAAATTCGTCTACCTTAGCAGCGAGTTCAGGGCTAATTTTATACCCTTCACTTCGTATTTCACGTTGTTGATAGAATGTCCCATCTTTCTTTTTGGCTGTTACAAGTGCGCGCATTTCGCTCTCATTTTTACCCAACAATCCGGATAATTTGTCAATAACCACATCTTCAATCCCAAGTTGATTAATCATCTCCGGATTTACAGATACCGTGTAAGCAGGCGCATCCGTCGCCAAAATGTTACCATTACGGTCTGTGATTGTCCCACGACTCGCCTTGATGGTTTGTTCGCGTTCAACCAACCCAGCTGCTCTTTCCTGCCAAATGCCCCCATTAACAACCTGAATAAAAAAGATGCGGGTTATTAATACAAGAAAAAAGAGGGTAATACATCCCCCTATAAGCAGCGTGCGCATCTTTATTCTTTTTACCATCGGTACACCTCTTTTGCTTCAGCACTTTGTAAGGATTGATACAAAATGTTCTACTTATTTGCTGTATCCGAGGATGATTCAGTACCTGTCGAGTTTGTTGTACTTGTTGAGCGAGGTACAAAAATGACATCCTTGCCGGAAGCCTCAACGTAACCAAGTTTGCGAGCATTCTCGATGACCAGATTGTTCAATTTTTCTTTTTCCATTTGCAGATCTGCAATGTCTTTCTCAGCTTCTCTCACGTCAGACAATGTTGTCTGTGCCTGCTTATTCAGATCATAGATGTGAGCGTAACGCGACATCATTACACCACCCACAACAATAACTGCAAGCAGAGTCATCAAATACAAAAATTTCTCGCGTGCCGGAAGACCGGTACGACGGGTCACCACTTTGGTAGTTTCCTTGTACCGCTGCTGGGTCACACGTTCTTGGGACGCTTTTTCTTTCACTGCCAGATTACCACGTGTATATGCCATACTCCGACTCTCTCCTCTGTTCTTGATTTACAGTTTCTCCGCTACACGCAGCTTCGCTGAACGAGCACGGGAGTTCTCGGCCAGTTCCGTTTCCGTTGGAATCAGCGGCTTTCTGTTCACTAAACGCAAGACACCCTTACCGCCGCAAACACACAACGGGAAATCGGGAGGGCATGTACATTTCTCCAGATAACTGCTAAAAATCTGTTTGCATATCCGGTCCTCAAGTGAGTGAAAAGTAATAACAGATACACGTCCGCCAGGTGCCAAGCACCGAACGGCCTGATGTAACGCTTCTTCGAACGCGCCAAGCTCATCGTTAACCGCAATTCGCAATGCCTGGAAGCTGCGCTTCGCAGGATGTCCACCGGTTCGACGAGCTGCTGCCGGAATACCTTCTTTGATTAATTCTACCAGTTCACCAGTAGTCTCAATCGTAGATTGCTTCCGCTTTTCAACAATGACACGAGCAATTCTTCTGGAGAATTTCTCTTCACCATAGCGATACAAAATGTTGGCAATCTCCTCTTCCGGCCATTCATTAACGATTTCTTTGGCGGTAAGGGATGCATCCTGGTCCATACGCATATCCAACGGAGCATCGTGATTGTAACTAAATCCACGTTCCCCTTCGTCGAATTGCGGTGATGATACGCCCAAGTCATACAAGATACCATCTACCTGCGGCACGCCATCTTTCGTCGGTACATCCAGTTCTTTCAGTACCTGTTCCAGATCACGGAAATTGGTTTTGACCAATGTAATCCGCTCTCCATACGGAGCCAATTTTTCACGCGCGTTATCCAAAGCCCAATCATCCTGATCCAGTGCGATCAGACGTCCCCCTGGACCGAGCTTGGATGCAATCACGGAGCTATGTCCGCCACCGCCTAAAGTGCAGTCCACGTATATACCGTCCTGCTTGATGTTTAAACCCTCTGTTGCCTCTTCTTTGAGTACGGTTATGTGGTGAAACAACCTGCACCCCTCCTGACTTTATAGATCAAAATTAAAATCGACCAGCTTTTCGGCAATGTCGTTGAATGCTTCTTCGGATTGATTGAAATAACTCTCCCATATGCCTTTGCTCCAAATCTCCACCCGGTTCGACACGCCAAGAACAACACAATCCTTGTCCAGCTTGGCATACTCTCTAAGATTGCCCGGCAAATTTACCCTACCCTGTTTGTCCAATTCACATTCGGTGGCACCCGAGAAAAAAAAACGGGTAAACGCACGTGCATCGGATTTCATCAATGGCAGTGCTTTGAGCTTCTGTTCCATGACCCCCCACTCCTCCATGGGGTACACGAAAAGACACTGGTCCAAACCCCGTGTGACAACGAAAGACGGTCCCAGAGATTCGCGGAATTTAGCCGGAATAATAACCCGACCCTTGTCATCAATGCTATGTTGGAACTCCCCCATAAACATTGGCCCACTCACTCCTCACCCGTTTCTCCCACTTTGCCCCACTTTCCACCACCTAAGCATAATAGATTCGCACAAAAAAATCAAAACCCTTCTTGCTGGCTTTACTTTTTTTCATTTCGCAACCGCAAAAAAACGCCTCTGATCCTGTCACTCAGGATCAAAGACGTTTCCCGTTTACGGGCAATCGTACGTACACCCGCGTATGAGCCATATCATTAATAAACCATTTTAAACCCTTTGAAGCACTTAATCAGCTTGTAATTAATGGATGCCTTTTAGAATTTCCAGCTGTCCAGATATTTTTCCTGTTCTGCTGACAGGGAATCGATCGCAATATTCAGACTTTCCAGTTTGTAGCTGGCAACCTGTTGATCAATGTCATAAGGTACATTAACAACGGTTTTACCCAGTTCTGCATAGTTCTCGCTCACATAACGCAAACCCAGCGCTTGCAATGCAAACGTCGTATCCATAATCTCGGCAGGATGTCCATCGGCCGCACCCAGGTTTACCAGACGTCCTTCAGCCAACAAATACATCTTACGGCCATCTTTGAAACGATATTCTTCAATGTTGCGACGTACGGTGCGAATCGAATCGGAACGTTTAGCAAGTTCCGGTTTGTTCACTTCCACGTCAAAGTGACCTGCATTACTCAGAATTGCTCCATCCTTCATCACGTCATAATGTTCTCCAGTGATTACGTCTTTATTGCCGGTAACAGCTATGAAGAAATCACCCAATTTGGCAGCTTCCACCATCGTCATGACACGGAATCCGTCCATATGTGCTTCTACGGCTTTAATAGGATCAATTTCAGTTACGATAACGTTTGCTCCGAGCCCTTTCGCACGCATCGCTACACCTTTACCACACCATCCATAACCCGCTACAACTACGTTTTTTCCTGCTACGACCAGATTCGTTGTACGGATGATACCATCAAATGCAGACTGACCTGTACCGTAACGGTTGTCAAACAGATATTTGCAATAAGCGTCATTGACTGCAACCATTGGGAATCTCAATTGGCCTTCTTTCGCCAAAGCTTTCAGACGAATGATCCCCGTTGTCGTTTCCTCTGCTCCCCCACGAATTGTGGCAGCAAGATCAGGACGTTCGGATGCGATAATGGTCGCAAAGTCTCCGCCATCATCAATAATCAGATCAGGTTTTACTTCAAGTGCACGGAGTTGCAGTTCTTTGAACTCTACAGGGGCCGGATTATGTTTGGCATACACCGTAACGCCGTCTTCCACCAAAGCAGCACAAACATCATCCTGTGTTGACAATGGGTTGCTGTGTGTAATCGTCACTTCTGCACCACCAGCTTGAATGACTTTTGCCAGATAAGCCGTTTTAGCCTCAAGATGAAGGCAGATGGCTACTTTCAAACCTTTAAACGGCAGATCCTGTTCAAATTGGCGACGAATTCGGTTCAATACCGGCATATGCGCTTCTACCCAATCAATTTTCAGGTGTCCTTCCGAAGCAAGTTTCATATCCTTAACGATACTATTTTGCAATGCAGGGGTAGTCATCCCTCATCCTCCTCGATTTATCTATTTCTTCTATATATATAAGAGGTCACTACAATGTAATCACTTGGTGTTGTCCACGGAATTCGCTCTGACTTTCAATCAGTTGCCCAATCCACTCGGTTCCATAACGATTCAGGTAAAAGAGTGCATTATGTACTCGTTCCTGCGGTTTGTTCATGGGAAAGAGTGAGTTTTGCATCCCGTTCCAGTGCCTTAGGCTCACATTGTGTTTATCTTTGATGGCTTTGTGGGTCTGTTGTTGCAGATACTGCATCTGTTCACTGATCTTGCCCAGATTGGTATTTCCAATTCGGTCCAGGCCAGGATGGATCTCTGTGATCTGTTCAAGCAATGGACGATATAAATCAGCAAACGCTTGCTGAACTCGCTCAAACTGTTCATCGACCTGGAAAGCCTCCTGCTGTGCCAGCCATTGTTCCTTCTTTTCTTCCATATGATACTGAACATCCTGGAAAGAAAGGCCGTACTGCTTCATATGTTTGTGATGAACATCCTCCATTATGGTAAAGGAAAGACGTGGAAGCAAGATCGGCATCTGTAGCCCGAACCGGTTAAACGCTTCACGCGTCAATCCCCAATACGCAATCTCGCCTTGCCCCAAGATAACAGCAGCTACAGGTAATATAGAATCTTGCATTAATGGCCGGGTCAATACATTGTTGCTAAATCGCTCGGGATGTTCAGCTAATTCCTGAAGCAATCTCTCTTCTGTAAATGAAACCAGACCTTTACGGTCGCTGTACAAGCCGTCTTTCAACATCAGAAGCAGCCGCGCCCCTTCATGTATGTAAAACAGATTGGCCCCATCTTCCGCGACTTCAGCAGGCATGGCATATCCGGCTTGTTCCAATGCGGCAGCGCCTTGTACATATGCTTGGCGTAATGTCCCATTTTCACGAATTAGGCGTTCAAATATAGGCTGTTCAAGCCTGCGCAAATCCGGATCTGCAGCATCCAGCAGAATAAGTCCACTTTTGCCAAACAACGCTGAGATTAACCGTGCAAACGCATCACTCAGGTTCGAACTCGACTGATGGATCTCCATAACCAGCTTCATTAAACCTGGTTTGTGAACCGTATCTGGTAACAGATGCTCCACCTGCTTCAACACGGTCGTCCATTGTTCCGTTTCCACATGGACATTACTCACGGAATCCCTGCCTGCAAACCGTCCTTGTAACTTGATCTTTGTCATGTCACCGCTGGCGTCAGGCAAGTACGTGTGGTTAACTTCATCCCAGTCATGGTCTTCTCCTGCAATCCAAAAAACGGGAACGACAGGCCGCTGTAGCCTGTTCTCCGCTTCTCGCGCAGCTGCAACAACACTTGCTGCTTTGTAAATAACAAACAACGGACCTGTAAGCAGGCCGCTTTGCTGCCCTCCCGTAACAACTAACGCATCTTGTTCCGCGAGACGTGTGATGGATTCATGAACTGCGCCATGATCGTTCACACGTTTATTATATATGCGTAGATACTCTGCCAGACGTTGACGAGGAATACGTGTGTTCTCCGATTGGTCCAGCCACTCGGCACGCGTATGAAGCCCCGATTCCCAGCGAATGTCATACTCGTAAAGGCCACGCGCAGCATCCCTTGAACAGACATAGTCTTCTGCAAGTCGCGTTCCGCTGCGGAGTGCCTCGGTAATACCTTTCATGAGGTCTGCCTCCTATTCTGCTTCAAAGAGCCTTTCTTGATTGTACCGAATGAGTGCCCTCTTCGTCAAAAGAAAGTGCATCAAAAAATAAAAAACCGCCGAACAACGGCGGCGGTTTGATATTCATGGATAAGTCCAAATGAAATTTGTACTTTTTATACGTAAGGTTCTGCAACCCAGTGACCTTTGGATACCTCAATCAATTGAGCGTTCTGCAGGTTGTATGGATCATTTGCAGGTCCACCAGATCCATTTTTAAGTGCCTGTTCTTCTGGCAGCAGAATGCGACGTTTGCTCGCTTCTACCTCCGGATCAGGTACAGGGATCGCAGACAGCAATGTTTTGGTGTATGGGTGAATCGGATTCGCATACAGTTCTTCACTTTCTGCCAACTCCACCACTTTACCCATATACATTACAGCTACACGGTCACTGATATGTTTAACCATGGACAAGTCATGCGCAATAAACAGGTATGTCAAGCCGAGGCGCTGCTGAAGTTCTTCAAGCAAATTAACGACCTGAGCCTGAATGGACACGTCCAATGCAGACAATGGCTCATCACAGATAATGAATTTAGGGTCTACAGCCAATGCACGGGCAATCCCGATCCGTTGTCTTTGACCACCTGAGAATTCATGTGGATAACGGAGTGCATGGCTGGGATTCAGACCGACAAGATCAAGCAGTTCTTCAACGCGTCTCTTACGCTCAGCCTTACTTGATGCCAGACCATGAATATCAAGAGATTCACCGATGATATCCATAACGTTGAAACGTGGATTCAAAGACGCATAAGGATCCTGGAAAATCATCTGCATGTCTTTACGCATTTCTTTCATTTTGCGTGGCGACAGCTTGTAGATATCTGTTCCATTAAAGTTAACACTTCCGCCTGTTGGCTCATAAAGGCGCAGAATTGTACGGCCTGTTGTGGATTTACCACAACCAGACTCCCCTACAACTCCAAGCGTTTCGCCTTCAAAAATATCAAAGCTGACATCATTAACCGCTTTGAGAATGTTTCCTTTGCCCAAATTGAAGTATTGTTTCAGGTTCTTCACTTGAACCAGCGGCTTGTTGGCACCTTTGATAATACCAACTGGAGTAGGCTTTTCTTTTTTGGGCTCGTCCAGACGAGGAAGAGCATTCAGCAATTTAATGGTGTATGGATGTTGAGGATTGCTGAAGATTTCAGCAGTTGTTCCTGTTTCAACAACTTCGCCTTCCTTCATAACAACAACACGATCACACATTCCAGCTACTACTCCAAGGTCATGCGTAATAAGCATGATGGAAGTTCCAAGTTTTTGCTGCATATCTTTCATAACATCCAGGATTTGTGCCTGAATCGTTACGTCGAGTGCAGTTGTTGGTTCATCCGCAATCAGAAGAGAAGGACGGCATGCCAAGGCAATCGCAATCATAGCACGCTGGCGCATACCACCGGAAAATTGGTGCGGGTAATGATTCATGCGAACTTCCGCATTTTTGATGCCAACAAGCTCAAGCATTTCCAAAGCTCTTTTTTCAGCTTCTTTTTTGGACATGTTCTGATGCTTGCGAAGTACCTCGGTAATTTGCTTACCCACTTTGATGGTAGGATTCAAAGAAGTCATTGGATCCTGGAAGATCATGCCGATATCTTTACCACGGATGGCTTCCATCTGTTTATCTGTCTTATTCAGCAGGTCCTTCCCGTGAAAAGTAATTTCTCCGCTTTTGACCTTCGAAGGCGGGGAGGGAATCAATTTCATGATGGTTTGGGCAGTAACACTCTTACCACTACCGGATTCACCTACGATCCCCAGCGTCTCTCCTTTGCCAAGTTCAAAACTCACATTTTTAACGGCATCAAACTCACCAGAACGCGTCGTAAATGACACACTCAGGTCTTTGACTGTTAAAATCGGCTCCATAATCCCACCTCCTGTTTCTATTTACGTAATTTCGGATCAAGCGCGTCGCGCAAGCCGTCACCAAGCAAGTTAAATGCGAGCATTGTCATAACCATCAAACCTGCTGGGAACCACATCCGCCAAGGATACAGTGTCCAGCCAGTAAGTGCATCATTGATCATAGATCCAAGAGAAGATTTAGGTGCAGATACACCCAATCCGAGGAAGCTCAAAAATGCTTCTGCGAAGATGGCATTTGGGATGGACAACGTCAATGTAACGAGAATGGGTCCGACAGCATTTGGCAGCAAATGACGGAAGAGTTGACGTCCAGTGCTTGCGCCCATGGAACGAGCAGCAAGGATAAAGTCTCTGTTTTTGAGCTGCATAATCTCACCACGCACAATCCAGGACATACTGATCCAGCCTGTGATGGTAAGTGCAATGATAATCGTTGTCAGACTTGGCTCCAATACAACCAGCAAAAGGATAACAACGAGCATGTAAGGCAGGGAGTACAGGATCTCGGAGAACTTGTTCATGATGCCGTCAACACGTCCACCGTAGAAGCCCATAATCGCTCCATAAATTACCCCGATGACAAGGTCAATCAAAGCAGCAGCCAAACCTACAGTAAGAGACACACGTGCCCCTACCCAGGTTCTTACCCATACATCACGACCCAGTTCATCTGTTCCGAACCAATGTTCAGCACTCGGTGCAGCATTGGCATTCAACAAATCATTGGAATAATAATTATAGCTTGTGAACAAAGAAGTTGGACCAATCATAGAGAAAATGACAACAAGGACTAGAACAGCCAAACTAATCATAGCGGCCTTGTTCGTTGCAAGTCTATACATAGCGTCTTTGAATAGCGATACACTCTCTTGCGATTTCAACGCTGCCTGACTATCCAGGCCTGTGTTCACCGTTTCATTATTGTTGTTATTCGTGCCAGACAACGTTATGCCCCCTTCCGGCTTTCTAGCTTAATTCTAGGATCGATCAGCACGTAAGCAATATCCGTCAGGAAACGTGCAAGCATCAAGAGAATTCCATAGAAGATTGTGATCCCCATAATCATCGTATAATCACGATTCGTAATACTTTCTACAAATACTTTACCAATTCCACCAATGTTAAAGATTTGCTCAATAACAACGGAACCTGTGATAATATTTGCTGTCATCGGACCAACATAAGTAACGACTGGCAGAATACCGTTCCGTAAAACGTGTCTAAACATGATAGCAGGCCATTTCAAACCTTTGGCTTTAGCAGTCTTGATGTAATCTGCATGCAGCACTTCCAACATGCTTGAACGCGTCAAACGCGCGATAAAGGCAATTGGTGATGCAGACAAGGCTGCAACCGGAAGCACATAGTCGAGTGGGCCGTCGAAGCCCATAACGTTAAACCAGCCGAGTTTTGACGCAAAAATATACTGTATCAGAGATGCGAGCAAAAAGCTTGGAACGGCAATCCCTATAACAGCGAGAATCATCGTGATATCATCAATCAACTTCCGATGGTAAACTGCGGCAAGAAGCCCCAACAAGACACCCACAACAATTGAGATAATAATCGCAAAGATCCCTAGCTTCAGAGATGCTGTAAACGTTTGAGTGATCATACCAGATACATCTTGATTCAGGTATTTCATAGAAACCCCAAAATCACCTTTGATGATTCCACCCATATACTTCAGGTATTGTTCATACATCGGTTTGTCCAAACCATACTTCACTTCTAAAAGTGCCCGGATTTCAGGTGATACCTTTTTCTCGGATGTAAAAGGGTCACCCGGAATGGCCTTCATCAGGAAGAAGGTTGCTGATGCGAGTATGAAAAGCGATAGCAGCATAAATAGCAGTTTTTTCAGCACGTACTTAACCAACCCTTGCACACCTCCACAAACAATATTTTGTATACAAATCGATTGTAGAATTAGACATGAATAATGTCCAATCCATTTATCGGAAATTTCAAGAATTATAAGGAAAATCGGTGCACATACAAAAAAATCGGGATATATATGGAATTCCACATATATATCCCGAAGTAATCATATAGACTTCAGAACAACTTATTTCTCTTCCAGATATGCACGAGTGAAGTCAATTGCTCCACTGAAATCAAGTTGTACGCCTTTCAGGTAAGGCTTAGTCAAAGATACATTAGTGTAGTAATAGATCGGCATTACTGCCATTTCATCTTGAATCAGGATTTTCTCTGCATCAGCAAAAGCAGCCATACGTGTAGCTGGATCAGCAGATTTCACAGTTTCTTTAACATCTTTGTCAAACTGTTCGTTGCTAAATTTAGCATCATTGTTTGTGTTACCTGTTGTCCACATTTCCAAGAAGTTGTACGGATCGTTGTAGTCCGCAGACCAGCCCGCACGAGCCACTTGGAAGTTTTGATTTTGACGGTTCTCAAGGAATACGCCCCACTCTTGGTTTTCCGTTTTCACGTCAACACCAAGGTTTTTCTTCCACATGTCAGCAACAGCAAGCGCGATTTTCGCGTGACCGTCACTAGTGTTGTAGATCAAAGTTACAGCTGGCAATGTTGTGTAGCCTTCTTCTTTCATACCTTCAGCAAGCAATTTCTTAGCTTCTTCTACGTTTTCAGTGAAGTAGTCATCTTTGTGCTCATCACGGAATTCGCCGTTTTCACCGCGGATACCTGGAGGTACAAAGCCGAAAGCTGGAATTTGTCCACCTTGTGTTACTTTGTCAACAATCAATTGACGCTCGATTGACATTGCAAAAGCCTTACGGATTTTAACGTTGTTAAATGGAGCTTCATTAACGTTGAACTGGTAGTAGTACGTACTTGCAATACCAGTAGCTTTAAACTCGTCCGGCAATTCCGCTTTTACAGAAGGAATTTGGTCGGAAGGAATTTCACCGTTAGGTGCGCCTGTGTAGTCCAATTGTCCGGACTTGTAAGCTTGCAGTTCGGAAGCACTGCTGCTTGTCAGGGACATGTTGATTTCAGACAATTTGATGTCAGAAGCTGCATGATAGCCTTCGTTTTTCTTCACAACGATTTTTTGACCTTTAGCGTATTGATCCATTGTGAATGGTCCGTTAACGATCATGTTTTTGTAATCTGTGAAAAATTTATCATTCGTGTCAGCAGACTTGTGTACTGGGTAGTACGTGTAGAATGCTGTCAGACCCAAGAAGTAAGGTGTTGGGTTTTCCAACGTTACTTCCAGCGTGTGCTCATCAGTAGCTTTAACACCTACTTGAGAGAAGTCTGTAATTTTAGTACCTTTATATGTTTCGTCTTTGCTCAGGTTGTAACCCTCAGCACCTTTGATATAGTACAATTGGTAAGCGTATGGAGAAGCTGTTTCCGGTTTCAACGCACGTTCCCAAGAACGTACAAAATCTTCGGCAGTGATTGCATCACCATTGCTCCATTTAGCGTCCGGGTTCAGGTTGAAAACATATTTCAAACCATCTTCGGAGATTGTCCAGTCTTTAGCAACGCCTGGAGCTTCTTTGCCATCAGCGTCGATACGAACAAGACCTTCATACAAAAATTTCAGAACAGTGTTGGTTTGGCTGTCTTTTGCTTGAGCCGGATCCAACGTAGGAGGTTCAGCTGTCAGGTTAATTTTCAGCACTTGATCTTTTGCGAGACCATTACTCTCGCCTGCAGAACCAGTATCGGTGTTACCTGTGCCTTCGTTTTTCGATCCGCACGCTGCAAGTACGGTACCGAACGCCAGAATCAGCGTCAAAAGGACTAATAGACTTTTCCTTTTCATCTAACACTTTCCCCCTAAATTGATGTGGTATATGTTTATAGATTATACAACCACCGGTCAAAAAAATCTACATTACTTTTTCAGAAAGTAATGTTTTTTTCAGTTTTCGACAAAATCGACACATTTTTTAGCTCTTTTGCGTTATGTATCCTCACATCTGATTCATAAAGTATCTAAATAATCCAAATATAGTAAACAAAATATACCCAAAACTCATTATGACAAAAGCCATGCGCCAAACGGCCCGGAACATTCTACCCCCATCGACCTTACCTTTGAGTCGATTTTGCGCCCCTCCGATGAATCCAAGGGCTATTAGTATGAGTATAAGTGTTAAATAAAATCCAAAATTCGAATCAAATGTTAAGTTGAATAACGCCGATACAGAGAAAATAAGGAATAAGGTTGTTACATCCATTGCCGAGCGCAACGCCACACGCTTATCTTTTTTCCATCCATACATGATCCAATAAACAAGAAAAAACGGAAAGAACGGCAGTATGCTCAGCACAATAAAAAATCCCATTAACTCACTCCTTCCGGTTGCATACCTTCAATCAGATGAAGCAATACTTCATGCGTTGGCGCAGACAGGCCACACCGACACGCCATGCTAACGATTTGCCCGTTAATGGATCGCACCTCCGTTTGTTGTCCACGCAGAACATCCGACAGCATAGAAGATGTATTAGAGGCTGTAGAACGACAGACAGAGAGAATTTGTTCCCATGCATCCACATCAAGAAAAATTCCGCTTGCTTCATATACTGCCAATGCCTCATTATACAGCTGTTGCATCAACACGATTCGCTCTTCCTTTGTAGTTAACTCACCGTTAGGAATACGCCATATCGCGGTAAGAGGATTAATAACAGCATTAATTAACAACTTCCTATAAATCAGCTTATCGATTTCATTCGACACTGTACAGCCAAATCCTGCCTGCTGCAAAAGTCCCTGTAAACGAATGAGTTTATTTTGATCCATTGGCATTAGAGATGTGAGCCCTATATCTGCACTTTTGCCCAACCAAGTCTCTCCCTTACCCGCACGAATAACCCCATCTGGCTGACGCTTAGACCCTTCTGTGGTTATGACGCTGTATATATTGGAATGCGGCATACTGGATTGTATATCATCCAAATGTCCAACCCCGTTTTGGAAACATGCGATGTTGAGCACTTGTGTCTTCAATGAACCCATTTCACGTATAACATCATGTATCGCGGTCTGTTTCACCATGAACAGTAGCCAATCTCCAGGAGAGTGTTCCCATACACGGGTTAACTCCATAATTGGCTTGACCTGGATATGATCAGGCTTAATCAGGATGGTTTTCTCCCGTTCGATGACTTTAAAGCCTTCCTTGCTCAGATTATCCGCCTGTTCAGCCGTTCTGGTCCAGAATCGAACCTTGTTGCCTGCGTCCTGAAGCTTTCCTCCATA includes:
- the bshC gene encoding bacillithiol biosynthesis cysteine-adding enzyme BshC, which gives rise to MKGITEALRSGTRLAEDYVCSRDAARGLYEYDIRWESGLHTRAEWLDQSENTRIPRQRLAEYLRIYNKRVNDHGAVHESITRLAEQDALVVTGGQQSGLLTGPLFVIYKAASVVAAAREAENRLQRPVVPVFWIAGEDHDWDEVNHTYLPDASGDMTKIKLQGRFAGRDSVSNVHVETEQWTTVLKQVEHLLPDTVHKPGLMKLVMEIHQSSSNLSDAFARLISALFGKSGLILLDAADPDLRRLEQPIFERLIRENGTLRQAYVQGAAALEQAGYAMPAEVAEDGANLFYIHEGARLLLMLKDGLYSDRKGLVSFTEERLLQELAEHPERFSNNVLTRPLMQDSILPVAAVILGQGEIAYWGLTREAFNRFGLQMPILLPRLSFTIMEDVHHKHMKQYGLSFQDVQYHMEEKKEQWLAQQEAFQVDEQFERVQQAFADLYRPLLEQITEIHPGLDRIGNTNLGKISEQMQYLQQQTHKAIKDKHNVSLRHWNGMQNSLFPMNKPQERVHNALFYLNRYGTEWIGQLIESQSEFRGQHQVITL
- a CDS encoding ABC transporter ATP-binding protein — protein: MEPILTVKDLSVSFTTRSGEFDAVKNVSFELGKGETLGIVGESGSGKSVTAQTIMKLIPSPPSKVKSGEITFHGKDLLNKTDKQMEAIRGKDIGMIFQDPMTSLNPTIKVGKQITEVLRKHQNMSKKEAEKRALEMLELVGIKNAEVRMNHYPHQFSGGMRQRAMIAIALACRPSLLIADEPTTALDVTIQAQILDVMKDMQQKLGTSIMLITHDLGVVAGMCDRVVVMKEGEVVETGTTAEIFSNPQHPYTIKLLNALPRLDEPKKEKPTPVGIIKGANKPLVQVKNLKQYFNLGKGNILKAVNDVSFDIFEGETLGVVGESGCGKSTTGRTILRLYEPTGGSVNFNGTDIYKLSPRKMKEMRKDMQMIFQDPYASLNPRFNVMDIIGESLDIHGLASSKAERKRRVEELLDLVGLNPSHALRYPHEFSGGQRQRIGIARALAVDPKFIICDEPLSALDVSIQAQVVNLLEELQQRLGLTYLFIAHDLSMVKHISDRVAVMYMGKVVELAESEELYANPIHPYTKTLLSAIPVPDPEVEASKRRILLPEEQALKNGSGGPANDPYNLQNAQLIEVSKGHWVAEPYV
- a CDS encoding ABC transporter permease, encoding MNTGLDSQAALKSQESVSLFKDAMYRLATNKAAMISLAVLVLVVIFSMIGPTSLFTSYNYYSNDLLNANAAPSAEHWFGTDELGRDVWVRTWVGARVSLTVGLAAALIDLVIGVIYGAIMGFYGGRVDGIMNKFSEILYSLPYMLVVILLLVVLEPSLTTIIIALTITGWISMSWIVRGEIMQLKNRDFILAARSMGASTGRQLFRHLLPNAVGPILVTLTLSIPNAIFAEAFLSFLGLGVSAPKSSLGSMINDALTGWTLYPWRMWFPAGLMVMTMLAFNLLGDGLRDALDPKLRK
- a CDS encoding ABC transporter permease, with translation MVKYVLKKLLFMLLSLFILASATFFLMKAIPGDPFTSEKKVSPEIRALLEVKYGLDKPMYEQYLKYMGGIIKGDFGVSMKYLNQDVSGMITQTFTASLKLGIFAIIISIVVGVLLGLLAAVYHRKLIDDITMILAVIGIAVPSFLLASLIQYIFASKLGWFNVMGFDGPLDYVLPVAALSASPIAFIARLTRSSMLEVLHADYIKTAKAKGLKWPAIMFRHVLRNGILPVVTYVGPMTANIITGSVVIEQIFNIGGIGKVFVESITNRDYTMIMGITIFYGILLMLARFLTDIAYVLIDPRIKLESRKGA